One part of the Raphanus sativus cultivar WK10039 chromosome 7, ASM80110v3, whole genome shotgun sequence genome encodes these proteins:
- the LOC108833939 gene encoding 5'-3' exoribonuclease 3: MGVPAFYRWLAEKYPLIISDVVEEEAVEIEGIKIPVDTSKPNPNNLEYDNLYLDMNGIIHPCFHPEDRPSPTTFEEVFQCMFDYIDRLFVMVRPRKLLYMAIDGVAPRAKMNQQRSRRFRSAKDASDAAAEEEKLREEFEREGRRLPPKIDSQVFDSNVITPGTEFMGVLSIALQYYVHMRLNYDAGWKNIKVILSDANVPGEGEHKIMSYIRLQRNLPGFDPNTRHCLYGLDADLIMLGLATHEVHFSILREVVFTPGQQDKCFLCGQMGHMASDCEGKAKKRAGEFDEKGDGFVKKPYQFLHIWILREYLEFEMRIPNPPFEIDLERIVDDFIFICFFVGNDFLPHMPTLEIREGAINLLMAVYKKEFRSLDGYLTDGCKPNLKRVEQFIQAVGSFEDKIFQKRARLHQRQAERIKGDKARKKRMDDEAPTVQPDSLVPVERFSGSRLASAPAPSPYQSNGGGRSAPPQKVRRLSSGSSIGAAIVDVENSLEPDENENKEELKTKLKEVIREKSDAFNSDTHEEDKVKLGEPGWRERYYEEKFSVVTVEDMERLRKDVVLKYTEGLCWVMHYYMEGVCSWQWFYPYHYAPFASDLKDLGELDIEFELGTPFKPFNQLLGVFPAASSHALPERYRTLMTDPNSPIIDFYPTDFEVDMNGKRYSWQGIAKLPFIDEKRLLDAVSEVEFTLTDEEKHRNSMLCDMLFIATSHRLAELIFSLDNHCRQLSEKERLDFKVKIRPELSDGMNGYLTPCSGETHPPVFRSPVEGKEDILDNQVICCIYRLPDAHEHITRPPPGVIFPKKIVNIGDLKPPPALWHEDNGRRPNHNNNYYNNNNNNSNHQGRHVGEAAHRLVNNSLDRRTDRDRYQTRDVHAQHHHPGYGYNQPPPPYVPPVPYQHGGGYMAPPGVQGYAQQQQQAPYQSRGGYQPRGTSGRFPSDPYPVQPRGGHRDNRGGGYSGNYNQHHQQHEQQHWHGEGGSEHYNNPREYGGQQHHRYHQQQGGDRRGSHHRDRY, from the exons ATGGGAGTACCGGCGTTTTACCGGTGGCTAGCGGAGAAGTATCCGCTGATAATATCAGACGTCGTGGAGGAAGAGGCTGTGGAAATCGAGGGCATCAAGATCCCGGTCGATACCAGTAAACCTAACCCTAACAATCTCGAATACGATAATCTCTACCTTGACATGAACGGTATCATCCATCCTTGCTTCCACCCTGAAGACAGG CCATCGCCGACTACTTTTGAGGAGGTGTTTCAGTGTATGTTTGACTATATCGATAGGCTTTTCGTTATGGTACGTCCGAGGAAGCTGCTCTATATGGCTATTG ATGGTGTTGCTCCAAGAGCTAAAATGAATCAACAACGATCTAGACGGTTTAGATCTGCTAAAGATGCTTCCGATGCT GCTGCTGAAGAAGAAAAGCTGCGAGAGGAGTTTGAGAGGGAGGGTAGAAGACTCCCTCCTAAAATTGACTCTCAGGTGTTTGATTCTAACGTTATTACACCCGGGACGGAGTTCATGGGTGTTCTGTCTATCGCCTTGCAGTACTATGTGCACATGAGACTCAACTATGATGCTGGTTGGAAAAATATCAAG GTTATCCTCTCAGACGCAAATGTTCCAGGTGAAGGGGAACATAAAATCATGTCATACATTCGTCTTCAAAGAAACCTTCCTGGTTTTGACCCTAATACTAGGCATTGCTTGTACGGATTG GACGCTGACCTGATTATGTTGGGCTTGGCCACCCATGAAGTTCATTTTTCGATTCTTCGAGAGGTAGTCTTCACTCCTGGCCAGCAGGACAAATGCTTCTTGTGTGGTCAAATGGGCCATATGGCTTCAGATTGTGAAGGGAAAGCAAAGAAGAGGGCAGGGGAATTCGATGAGAAGGGCGATGGTTTTGTCAAAAAGCCATATCAG ttccTTCATATCTGGATTCTTAGAGAATACCTGGAGTTTGAAATGAGGATTCCCAACCCACCGTTCGAGATTGATCTGGAGCGCATTGTTGATGATTTCATCTTCATATGTTTCTTTGTTGGCAACGATTTCTTACCACATATGCCTACATTGGAGATTCGTGAG GGTGCTATCAACTTGCTAATGGCTGTTTACAAGAAGGAATTCAGGTCCCTAGACGGCTATCTAACTGATGGGTGCAAG CCGAACTTGAAGAGGGTGGAACAGTTTATTCAGGCTGTAGGATCTTTTGAAGATAAGATATTTCAGAAAAGGGCCAGGTTACATCAG AGGCAAGCGGAAAGAATAAAGGGCGATAAAGCTCGGAAGAAGAGAATGGACGATGAAGCTCCGACAGTTCAACCGGACTCTCTTGTTCCGGTTGAAAGATTTAGTGGTTCACGACTTGCTTCTGCTCCTGCGCCTTCGCCGTATCAGTCTAACGGTGGAGGAAGGTCTGCTCCTCCTCAAAAAGTTCGACGTTTATCTTCAGGATCCAGTATCGGTGCTGCTATTGTCGATGTTGAGAACAGTCTTGAACCTGAC GAAAACGAGAACAAAGAAGAGTTAAAGACAAAGCTCAAGGAGGTAATCCGTGAGAAATCCGATGCTTTCAACTCAGATACTCATGAAGAGGATAAG GTGAAGCTAGGTGAACCTGgatggagagagagatattaTGAAGAGAAGTTCTCGGTTGTAACCGTGGAAGACATGGAGAGACTACGGAAGGATGTT GTTTTGAAGTACACAGAAGGCCTTTGTTGGGTCATGCATTACTACATGGAAGGTGTTTGCTCTTGGCAGTG GTTTTACCCTTACCATTATGCACCATTTGCTTCTGATCTGAAGGATCTGGGAGAGCTGGATATTGAGTTTGAGTTAGGAACTCCATTTAAGCCTTTCAATCAACTTCTTGGGGTGTTCCCAGCTGCAAG TTCGCACGCTCTTCCAGAGCGATATAGGACCTTGATGACGGATCCTAACTCACCCATCATTGATTTTTACCCAACTG ATTTTGAAGTCGATATGAATGGAAAGCGTTATTCCTGGCAG GGTATTGCTAAGCTgcctttcattgatgaaaaacgTCTTCTAGACGCTGTTTCCGAAGTGGAATTCACATTGACG GATGAAGAGAAGCATAGAAACAGCATGTTGTGTGATATGCTATTCATTGCAACTTCTCATCGCCTTGCTGAACTCATCTTTTCGCTTGACAACCATTGTCGGCAATTGAGTGAAAAGGAGAGACTAGACTTTAAGGTTAAGATCAGACCTGAGCTCAG TGATGGTATGAACGGCTACTTGACTCCCTGTTCAGGAGAGACTCACCCTCCTGTGTTTAGGTCCCCAGTGGAGGGTAAGGAGGACATCTTGGACAACCAAGTCAT atGTTGCATTTACAGACTTCCGGATGCACATGAACACATTACCAGACCTCCACCCGGTGTCATCTTCCCTAAGAAG ATTGTGAACATAGGCGACTTAAAACCACCACCTGCTCTGTGGCATGAGGACAATGGAAGGAGACCGAACCATAACAATAATTACtataacaacaacaataataatagtaatcaTCAAGGGAGGCATGTGGGAGAAGCAGCACATCGTCTTGTCAACAACAGCTTAGATAGGAGAACAGACCGGGACCGGTATCAGACAAGAGATGTGCATGCTCAGCATCATCATCCTGGCTACGGCTACAATCAACCACCGCCGCCGTATGTTCCACCAGTTCCTTACCAACATGGTGGTGGCTATATGGCTCCACCTGGCGTGCAAGGCTATgctcagcagcagcagcaagcTCCTTATCAAAGTAGAGGCGGGTACCAACCTCGTGGAACCAGCGGGAGATTCCCGTCAGATCCTTACCCGGTCCAGCCAAGGGGAGGCCACCGTGACAACAGAGGAGGTGGGTATTCTGGTAACTACAACCAACACCATCAACAACATGAGCAGCAGCATTGGCATGGTGAAGGTGGGTCTGAGCATTATAACAACCCACGAGAGTATGGTGGTCAGCAGCATCACCGTTATCATCAGCAGCAAGGTGGTGACCGCAGAGGAAGTCATCATCGTGATCGTTATTAA
- the LOC108814263 gene encoding endoglucanase 10 — protein MGEKSKSRGCFGWFIALIVLAAVVLAVVYMVKSKMNKSDDDDQGGAGPVPGPPGAIDKKYADALKLALQFFDIQKSGKLVNNKIPWRGDSGLKDGSEANLDLSKGLYDAGDHIKFGFPMAFTATVLSWSILEYADQMDAVNLLDPAKESLRWTTDYFVEAHPSDNVLYVQVGDPEVDHPCWERPETMTGKRPLVKIDAETPGTEVAAETAAAMASASLVFKESDPKYSATLLRHAKQLFDFADKKRGSYSVSIPEVQKFYNSTGYGDELLWAASWLYHATEDNTYLEYVTKHGNEFARFGNPTWFSWDDKLAGTQVLLSRLLFFKKDLSGSKGLASYRGTAKAVMCGLLPKSPTATASRSKSGLVIVSDWNSLQQSVSAAFLASLFSDYMLTSRIHKISCNGKIFKATELRDFAKIQADYILGKNPMGMSFVVGYGDKYPEYIHHRGASIPADATTGCLDGFKYFNSTKRNPNVAYGALVGGPYLNETFSDVRTNVRQNEPTTYNNALLVGLLSSLVTTSSALQSLK, from the exons ATGGGGGAGAAATCGAAGTCGAGAGGATGTTTCGGTTGGTTCATAGCGCTCATCGTACTAGCCGCTGTCGTCCTGGCCGTCGTCTACATGGTCAAATCCAAAATGAATAAATCCGATGACGACGACCAAGGAGGAGCTGGTCCCGTACCTGGACCTCCCGGCGCCATCGATAAGAAATACGCCGACGCTCTCAAACTCGCTTTACAGTTCTTCGACATCCAGAAAT CCGGCAAGTTGGTGAACAACAAAATACCGTGGAGAGGAGACTCAGGTCTCAAAGACGGAAGCGAAGCGAATCTCGATCTCTCCAAAGGCTTATACGACGCTGGTGACCATATCAAGTTCGGTTTCCCCATGGCCTTCACCGCCACCGTCTTGTCTTGGTCCATCCTCGAGTACGCTGATCAGATGGACGCTGTCAACCTCTTGGACCCCGCCAAAGAATCTCTCAGATGGACCACCGACTACTTCGTCGAAGCCCATCCTTCCGACAACGTCCTCTACGTCCAGGTGGGTGATCCGGAGGTGGATCACCCGTGCTGGGAGAGACCTGAGACTATGACAGGGAAGAGACCGCTCGTGAAGATCGACGCGGAGACGCCAGGGACCGAGGTCGCTGCGGAGACCGCAGCGGCCATGGCTTCGGCGTCTTTGGTGTTCAAGGAGAGCGACCCTAAGTACTCGGCGACGCTTCTGAGACACGCGAAGCAGTTGTTTGATTTCGCTGATAAGAAGAGAGGCTCGTACAGTGTCAGCATACCTGAGGTTCAGAAGTTTTATAACTCCACGGGGTATGGTGACGAGCTGCTGTGGGCGGCTAGCTGGTTGTACCATGCGACGGAGGACAACACTTATCTTGAATACGTTACTAAACATGGAAACGAGTTTGCTAGATTTGGTAACCCGACTTGGTTCAGTTGGGACGATAAGCTTGCAGGAACACAG GTACTGTTATCAAGGCTACTCTTCTTTAAAAAAGATTTATCAGGAAGCAAGGGGCTTGCAAGTTACAGGGGTACAGCTAAAGCAGTCATGTGCGGTCTTCTACCAAAATCTCCAACAGCTACAGCTAGTAGATCAAAAAGTGGTCTTGTAATTGTCAGTGACTGGAACTCGCTCCAACAATCCGTTTCCGCAGCGTTCTTAGCTTCACTCTTCAGTGACTACATGCTCACTTCACGTATCCATAAGATATCATGCAACGGGAAGATCTTTAAAGCGACAGAGCTCAGAGACTTCGCCAAAATACAG GCTGATTACATATTGGGGAAGAATCCGATGGGGATGAGCTTCGTGGTTGGTTACGGAGACAAGTACCCTGAGTATATCCATCACAGAGGCGCTTCGATACCTGCGGATGCAACCACGGGATGTTTAGATGGGTTCAAGTATTTTAACTCGACGAAACGGAACCCAAACGTAGCGTACGGTGCACTGGTGGGTGGGCCTTACTTGAACGAGACGTTCAGCGACGTAAGAACTAATGTGAGGCAGAACGAGCCAACTACGTATAACAATGCCTTACTCGTTGGTCTCTTGTCTAGTCTTGTCACTACCTCTTCAGCATTACAATCATTGAAGTGA
- the LOC108816255 gene encoding aldehyde oxidase GLOX: MASQAKPQILSDINRLLYLFLMLFLSIHVASGAGGTWKLLLNNVGISAMHSQLLINDRVIMYDRSNFGPSQISLPNGTCRNSPNDSVSKRDCTAHSIEYDVALNRIRPLTVQSNTWCSSGGVTPDGTLLQTGGDKDGERKARLFYPCDDESCDWSEIDNALNVKRWYASNHVLPDGRQIVVGGRDEFNFEFFPKTNAPNTYSLRFLSETNDLDQENNLYPNVFLNTDGNLFIFANNRAILLDYSKNTVVKTYPEIPGGEPRSYPSTGSAVLLPIKNLEADVIELEVLVCGGAPKGSYLLALNENTFVKALDTCARIKINDANPKWVLEKMPRRRIMGDMIVLPNGQVLLINGGSSGSAGWELGREPVLNPDLYHPDKPIGSRFQVQNPSTIPRMYHSTATLLRDGRVLVGGSNPHEFYNFTGVLFPTELRLEAFSPSYLESQYRNTRPRIMSPSLHSTVNYGGILRLRFRVLGGVKSLVKVTMVFPSFTTHSFSMSQRVLVLDHVTSLRIGQWTYEVRVKTPRSANLAPPGYYMVFVVNQDIPSEGIWVRLQ; encoded by the coding sequence ATGGCTTCACAAGCCAAACCTCAAATCCTCTCCGACATCAACCGTCTCCTTTACTTATTTCTCATGCTCTTCCTATCCATCCACGTGGCATCCGGAGCCGGAGGAACATGGAAGCTTCTCTTAAACAACGTCGGAATCTCAGCGATGCACTCACAGCTCCTCATCAACGACCGTGTCATAATGTACGACCGATCCAACTTCGGTCCTTCACAAATCTCTCTTCCTAACGGAACCTGCCGGAACAGTCCAAACGACTCCGTTTCGAAACGTGACTGCACCGCGCACTCTATCGAATACGACGTCGCTTTAAACCGTATCCGTCCTTTGACCGTCCAGTCCAACACTTGGTGCTCCTCGGGAGGAGTTACTCCAGACGGAACTCTCCTTCAGACAGGAGGAGACAAAGATGGAGAACGTAAAGCAAGACTGTTCTATCCATGCGATGACGAGTCTTGTGATTGGTCTGAAATAGACAACGCACTTAATGTTAAAAGATGGTACGCTTCGAACCATGTTCTTCCCGATGGTCGTCAGATCGTAGTCGGAGGTCGAGATGAGTTCAACTTTGAGTTTTTCCCTAAGACAAACGCTCCAAACACGTACAGCTTACGGTTCTTGTCGGAAACCAACGATCTTGACCAAGAAAACAATCTCTACCCTAACGTGTTCCTCAACACCGATGGGAACTTATTCATATTCGCTAATAACCGAGCCATTTTACTCGACTATTCAAAGAACACGGTGGTCAAGACGTATCCGGAGATCCCTGGAGGCGAGCCTAGAAGCTATCCTAGCACTGGCTCCGCCGTTCTTCTCCCCATCAAGAATCTTGAAGCTGATGTCATCGAGCTGGAGGTTCTGGTGTGTGGCGGTGCACCCAAAGGATCGTACCTTCTCGCTTTGAATGAGAACACTTTTGTCAAAGCTCTTGACACGTGTGCCAGAATCAAGATCAACGATGCTAACCCTAAATGGGTACTTGAGAAGATGCCGAGACGGAGAATAATGGGAGACATGATCGTTTTACCTAACGGACAAGTTCTGTTAATTAACGGTGGTTCCTCAGGGTCTGCTGGTTGGGAGCTTGGTCGTGAACCGGTTTTGAATCCTGATCTTTATCATCCTGATAAACCGATCGGTTCAAGATTCCAAGTTCAGAACCCAAGTACTATACCAAGAATGTACCATTCAACCGCTACTTTACTACGTGATGGTAGAGTTCTTGTCGGAGGAAGCAACCCACACGAGTTTTACAACTTCACCGGCGTGCTTTTCCCGACGGAGCTTAGGCTAGAGGCTTTCTCGCCGTCGTATTTGGAATCTCAGTATAGGAATACACGTCCAAGGATTATGAGTCCTTCGTTACACTCGACGGTTAATTACGGTGGAATCTTGAGGTTGAGATTTAGAGTATTAGGAGGTGTGAAAAGTCTGGTTAAAGTAACAATGGTGTTTCCTTCGTTTACCACGCATTCCTTCTCTATGAGCCAGAGAGTCTTGGTTCTTGATCATGTCACGTCTTTGAGAATAGGACAGTGGACCTATGAGGTTAGGGTCAAGACGCCAAGATCTGCGAATCTTGCACCGCCCGGTTATTACATGGTTTTTGTGGTGAATCAAGATATACCGAGTGAAGGGATTTGGGTAAGGTTACAGTGA
- the LOC108816191 gene encoding putative HVA22-like protein g: MIGSFLTRGLLMVFGYAYPAYECFKTVEQNKPEIQQLQFWCQYWILVAALTIFERVGDTLVSWLPMYSEAKLAFFIYLWFPKTKGTTYVYDSFFKPYVSKHENEIDRSLTEVKTRAGDMAMIYLHKAINHGHTRFFEILQYIAEQSSAKRQSKEGKEIIPPELGDPTLKMTQNKDTVPEIESSTKKD; this comes from the exons ATGATTGGATCGTTTCTAACAAGAGGCCTTCT AATGGTGTTTGGCTATGCATATCCTGCATATGAATGTTTCAAAACGGTCGAACAGAACAAGCCTGAGATTCAACAGCTCCAGTTCTGGTGCCAatattg GATTCTTGTAGCTGCTTTGACAATCTTTGAAAGAGTTGGTGATACACTTGTTTCCTG GTTGCCAATGTACAGTGAAGCTAAGTTGGCTTTCTTTATTTACCTCTGGTTCCCCAAAACCAAA GGAACTACATACGTTTACGACTCTTTCTTCAAGCCATATGTTTCAAAGCATGAAAATGAAATTGACCGCAGCTTGACTGAAGTAAAGACCAGAGCTGGAGATATGGCAATGATATATCTCCACAAAGCAATCAACCATGGACATACGAGATTCTTTGAGATATTGCAGTATATTGCCGAACAATCATCAGCCAAACGTCAGTCTAAG GAAGGGAAAGAGATAATACCACCTGAACTTGGTGATCCAACTCTGAAGATGACACAAAATAAAGATACGGTACCTGAGATAGAGTCATCCACGAAGAAAGACTAA
- the LOC108816074 gene encoding protein disulfide-isomerase LQY1, chloroplastic has product MPVSSPSPPRLQSPFIHRPINATPSSPRLLSARNLRSPSTTSYPRIKSEVDTNTVIAISVGVASVALGIGIPVFYETQIDNAAKRENTQPCFPCNGTGAQKCRLCVGSGNVTVELGGGEKEVSSCINCDGVGSLTCTTCQGSGVQPRYLDRREFKDDD; this is encoded by the exons ATGCCAGTATCATCTCCGTCTCCGCCTCGTCTCCAATCTCCGTTCATCCACCGTCCAATCAATGCCACTCCGTCTTCTCCCCGTTTACTCTCCGCGAGGAACCTCCGTTCGCCGTCAACAACATCTTATCCGCGGATCAAATCAGAAGTCGATACGAACACG gtaATCGCAATCTCAGTAGGCGTGGCGAGCGTCGCACTGGGAATCGGAATCCCTGTCTTCTACGAGACGCAGATCGATAACGCC GCTAAGAGAGAGAATACTCAACCTTGTTTTCCTTGCAATGGCACTGGAGCTC AGAAGTGCAGGTTGTGTGTGGGGAGTGGTAACGTGACGGTGGAGCTCGGTGGAGGAGAGAAGGAAGTCTCCAGCTGTATCAATTGTGATGGTGTTGGTTCCTTGACTTGCACTACTTGTCAAGGCTCTGGTGTTCAACCTCGATACCTTGATCGGAG GGAGTTCAAGGATGATGACTAG
- the LOC108814925 gene encoding probable LRR receptor-like serine/threonine-protein kinase At4g36180, whose product MAATVIFFLHFTFFAAVFSHLPHASAVSPETQALTSLKHSLRDPLGALESWNESSPSAPCDWHGVLCFSGRVRELRLPRLRLAGRLSPRLGELTQLRRLNLHSNDINGPLPSSLSRCVFLRAIYLHQNSFSGEFPPEILNLRSLQVLNAAHNSLAGSIANATLSKSLRHVDLSSNALTGAIPASFSPESSLQLINLSYNRFSGEIPASLGHLQNLTYLLLDSNELKGTIPSALSNCSSLVHFTAARNSLTGIVPATLGKISTLQVISLTENSLTGTVPASLLCGYSGHNSSSMRIVQLGVNNFTGLATPSNAPASCVNPNLEILDLHENRIDGLFPTWLLTGLTSLTVLDISGNGFSGEFPVEVGSLTALQELRAANNSFVGEIPTAVGECRSLRVVDFEGNKLSGQVPGFLSRLGSLTALSLGRNGFSGRIPTDLLRLSGLEALSLNENHLTGDIPSEITKLANLSVLDLSFNRFSGEIPANVGELKSLSVLNLSGCGLTGRIPVSISGLVKLRVLDLSKQRISGELPVELFGLPDLQVVALGHNNLNGAVPEGFSSLVSLRFLNLSSNLFSGHIPSNYGFLKSLQVLSMSHNRISGSVPEEIGNCSSLEVLELGSNRLEGHIPVRLSKLSHLKKLDLSHNKLTGDIPDQIYKDSSLETLLLNSNSLSGRIPESLSRLRNLTGLDLSSNRFNSTIPSSLSRLHSLSYLNLSRNRLEGEIPQALAARFNNTSVFSNNPRLCGKPLGLECENVRRRRRRKLILLVTLAAAGALLLLLCCCGYVFSLWRWRKKIRLGLGWDKKGTPSRTSGTSSGGTRGEDNGGPKLVMFNNKITLAETLEATRQFDEENVLSRGRYGLVFKATFKDGMVLSVRRLMDGASITDATFRNQAEALGRVKHKNITVLRGYYCGPPDLRLLVYDYMPNGNLSTLLQEASHQDGHVLNWPMRHLIALGIARGLSFLHSLSIIHGDLKPQNVLFDADFEAHLSEFGLDRLTALTPAEEPSTSSTPVGSLGYIAPEAALTGQTSKESDVYSFGIVLLEILTGKKAVMFTEDEDIVKWVKRQLQKGQIVELLEPGLLELDPESSEWEEFLLGIKVGLLCTGGDVVDRPSMADVVFMLEGCRVGPAISLSADPTSPTSPAAAPAAS is encoded by the coding sequence ATGGCCGCAACGGTCATTTTCTTCCTCCACTTCACATTCTTCGCCGCCGTCTTCTCTCACCTCCCCCACGCCTCCGCCGTCTCACCGGAGACTCAAGCTCTCACATCCCTCAAACACTCTCTCCGCGACCCACTAGGCGCCCTCGAGAGCTGGAACGAGTCCTCTCCCTCCGCACCATGCGACTGGCACGGCGTTCTCTGCTTCTCCGGCCGCGTGCGCGAGCTCCGCCTCCCCCGCCTCCGCCTCGCCGGCCGCCTCAGCCCTCGACTCGGCGAGTTGACTCAGCTCCGCAGGCTCAATCTCCACTCCAACGACATAAACGGCCCCCTCCCGTCTTCTCTCTCCCGCTGCGTCTTCCTCAGAGCGATCTACCTTCACCAAAACTCCTTCTCCGGCGAGTTTCCGCCGGAGATACTCAATCTCCGGAGTCTCCAAGTCCTCAACGCCGCTCACAACTCCCTCGCCGGGAGCATAGCCAACGCCACTCTCTCCAAGAGCCTCCGTCACGTCGACTTGTCTTCCAACGCGTTAACCGGAGCCATTCCGGCGAGTTTCTCGCCGGAGTCTTCTCTCCAACTCATCAACCTCTCCTACAACCGGTTCTCCGGCGAGATCCCGGCTTCTCTCGGCCACCTGCAGAACCTAACGTATCTATTGCTAGACTCCAACGAGCTGAAAGGAACAATACCGTCTGCGTTATCTAACTGCTCTTCGCTTGTACACTTCACCGCCGCCAGAAATTCCCTCACCGGGATAGTTCCGGCGACTCTCGGGAAGATTTCGACTCTCCAGGTGATCTCGCTCACCGAAAACTCCCTCACCGGTACGGTTCCGGCGAGTCTTCTCTGCGGCTACTCTGGTCACAACTCCTCCTCCATGCGGATCGTTCAGTTAGGAGTTAATAACTTCACGGGGTTAGCTACGCCGTCAAATGCACCCGCCTCCTGCGTGAACCCTAATCTCGAGATTCTTGACCTTCACGAGAACCGCATTGATGGCTTGTTTCCCACGTGGTTGTTGACCGGTTTGACCTCATTAACGGTTTTGGATATATCAGGAAACGGTTTCTCCGGCGAGTTTCCTGTTGAAGTCGGGAGCTTAACGGCGCTTCAGGAGCTGAGAGCAGCGAACAACTCCTTCGTCGGAGAAATCCCGACGGCCGTCGGGGAATGCAGGTCGCTGCGTGTCGTGGACTTCGAAGGGAACAAGCTCTCGGGTCAAGTCCCGGGTTTTCTGAGCCGGTTAGGGTCTCTGACGGCGTTGTCTCTCGGAAGAAACGGGTTCTCGGGTCGGATCCCAACGGATCTTCTGAGGCTATCGGGACTCGAAGCGTTGAGTCTAAACGAGAATCATCTCACGGGGGATATACCCTCGGAGATAACGAAGCTAGCTAATCTCAGCGTCCTCGATCTCAGCTTCAACAGATTTTCCGGCGAGATTCCGGCCAATGTAGGCGAGTTAAAGAGCTTGAGCGTGTTAAACCTCAGTGGATGCGGGTTAACGGGTCGGATTCCGGTTAGCATATCCGGGTTGGTGAAGCTTCGGGTGTTGGATTTGAGTAAGCAGAGAATCTCCGGGGAGTTGCCAGTTGAACTCTTTGGCTTGCCGGATCTTCAAGTGGTTGCTTTGGGACACAACAATTTAAACGGCGCCGTACCGGAAGGTTTCAGCAGTTTGGTTAGTCTACGGTTCTTGAATCTTAGTTCAAATTTATTTTCAGGACATATCCCTTCGAACTATGGGTTTCTCAAGTCATTGCAAGTGCTGTCCATGTCTCATAACCGTATCTCTGGTTCTGTCCCGGAGGAGATTGGGAATTGCTCTAGTCTTGAGGTTCTTGAGCTCGGTTCGAACCGGTTAGAAGGTCACATTCCAGTTCGTCTTTCGAAACTATCTCATTTGAAGAAACTTGATTTGAGTCACAACAAGTTAACAGGGGATATTCCGGATCAGATATATAAAGACTCGTCTCTGGAGACTCTCTTGCTTAATTCGAATTCTCTATCGGGCCGTATACCGGAATCGTTATCAAGATTGAGGAATCTAACCGGGTTGGATCTTTCATCAAACCGGTTTAACTCTACTATACCATCAAGTCTCTCTCGGCTTCATTCGCTTAGCTACTTGAACTTGTCAAGAAACAGATTAGAAGGGGAGATTCCACAAGCTCTAGCTGCACGTTTCAACAACACATCCGTCTTCTCCAATAACCCGAGACTCTGCGGTAAACCGCTCGGTTTAGAATGTGAAAACGTTAggcgaaggagaagaagaaagctgaTTCTACTTGTAACCCTAGCCGCGGCTGGAGCTTTGTTGCTGTTACTATGTTGCTGCGGTTATGTGTTCAGTCTATGGAGATGGAGGAAGAAAATAAGATTAGGTTTGGGCTGGGACAAGAAAGGAACGCCTTCACGTACCTCCGGTACGAGCTCCGGTGGCACGAGGGGAGAGGACAACGGTGGTCCTAAGCTTGTGATGTTCAACAACAAGATCACGTTAGCTGAAACGTTAGAAGCCACGAGACAGTTTGACGAAGAGAATGTGCTGAGCCGAGGGAGATACGGGCTGGTTTTCAAGGCCACGTTTAAAGACGGTATGGTTCTTTCGGTACGTAGACTCATGGACGGTGCGTCGATAACCGACGCAACGTTCCGTAACCAAGCAGAGGCGTTAGGTAGAGTGAAGCATAAGAACATCACTGTCTTGAGAGGTTATTACTGCGGACCACCTGATCTAAGACTTCTTGTTTACGACTACATGCCCAACGGAAACCTCTCGACCCTTTTGCAAGAAGCGTCTCACCAAGACGGGCACGTACTGAACTGGCCGATGCGTCATCTCATCGCGTTAGGAATCGCTAGAGGATTATCTTTCTTGCATTCACTGTCTATCATCCACGGGGATTTGAAACCGCAGAACGTGCTTTTCGACGCGGATTTCGAAGCGCATTTGTCGGAGTTCGGGTTAGATAGGCTGACGGCATTGACTCCAGCGGAAGAACCGTCCACTTCATCGACCCCGGTCGGGTCATTAGGCTACATTGCACCCGAAGCGGCGTTAACGGGCCAAACGAGTAAAGAGAGCGATGTCTATAGCTTCGGGATCGTGTTGTTAGAGATCTTGACGGGTAAAAAAGCAGTGATGTTTACGGAGGATGAAGATATAGTGAAATGGGTGAAGAGACAGTTGCAAAAGGGACAGATCGTTGAGTTGCTTGAACCGGGTCTATTGGAGCTTGACCCGGAGAGTTCAGAGTGGGAAGAGTTCTTGTTAGGGATCAAAGTTGGGTTGTTGTGTACTGGAGGAGATGTAGTTGATCGACCGTCTATGGCTGATGTTGTGTTCATGCTCGAAGGGTGTAGAGTTGGTCCAGCGATCTCCTTATCAGCAGACCCTACTTCACCTACTTCCCCAGCCGCCGCCCCCGCAGCTTCTTGA